The following is a genomic window from Actinomadura rubteroloni.
CGAGTAGGTCCAAGGGACCCGACGACGCGGTGACGGAAGGACGGTCAGAACGCGCAGTCGAGACGGGTGATTCCGTTGAGCTGCGGCGACACGAGATAATCCGGCTCACCGACCGCCCGGAGTCCGGGCAGCCGGGTGAACAGCTCACGGAAGACAGCGCTCAGCTCTCGGCGGGCGAGGTGAGCGCCGAGACAGTAGTGCGGCCCAGGTCCGCCGAAGGCCAGGTGGGGATTGGGGTCGCGCGTGATGTCGAACTCCTCCGGCCGGTCGAAGACCCGTTCGTCACGGTTCGCCGACGGATAGAAGAGCATGACCCGGTCGCCGGGCCGGAACGTGCGCCCGCCGAGCTCGCGTTCCTCGGCGACGGTCCTTCGGAAAGTGAGGATCGGGCTGCTCAGACGAAGGATCTCCTCGATCGCGCCATCGAGGTAGCGGTTGAGATCGCTGAGCAAGAGTTCGCGCTGCTCGGGGTGATCCGTCAGCAGCTTCACGCCGTGAGTGATGGCGTTGTGCGTCGTTTCGCTGCCCGCAACCAGCAACGTGTTGACGAACGAGCTCAGCTCCCGCGGCGTGAGATTCTCGCCGTCCGGATTGGCGGTGACGAGCCGGGACGCGATGTCGCCCGTCGGCCGCCGAGACCGTTCCCGAGCGACGGACATGCCGATCCGGCTGAGCCGGCGGCTCCCGTAGAACAGCCGGAGCCCGGTGGCGAGGCTCCGCACAGGGCTGCGGCTCTCCGGAAATCCGCCGTACCCGGGGTCGTAGCCGCCCGCGAGGGACAGGCTGAGCTCCAAGACTTCGGACATGAGATAGCGCGGGACGCCCATCATCTCGCAGATGATCCGCGCGGGCATGGGCGCGGCGACCCGCGACGCGAGGTCGCCCCCGCCGGACTTGGCGAAGCCGCGCACGATCTCCCCGGCCGCCCGCTGGATCTGCTCGTCGATCCGGGACAGCGTCCGCGGCGTGAAGGCACGGGACACGATCCGGCGCAACCGCGCGTGCTGCGGATTGTCCGTATCGAGGATCATGTCCCCGCTGTAGCGGGCCAGCCAGCGGGGAGTCTCGGGCACGGTGGCCGTCGGTGCGTTGCGGAAAGCGCGGGCGTCGCGGGTCGCCTCGCTCACGTCGGCATGCGTCACGAGCGCGTAGTAGCCGTCACCGTGCGGCAGGAAAGGAAACGGCTTTTCCCGGAAGTACGCCGGCCGGTCGAGGGTGCGCAGATGCGCGAGAAGCGCGTACCACTGGTCCGGCTGACGGTGACGGAACCACGGGTCGATGAGATCGACGTCGCGCTCGTTTAGCTGGTCCACGGTTGTCATCGGATGCCTTCGCTGTGCTGGACGGGTCGTAGGAACGAATGCAGGCGTCAGCGCCGCCGCGCTGTGATGAGCGTGTAGTGGACCTGCGGATGAATGCCGATGTTCTCGTTCAGCTCGGCATAGGCGACGATGCGATCACGAGTCTCCGTGTCGAAGTCGGCGTCCGTGGCGATGCGCCGCATCGCGTCGGCGAGCAGGCGATGGCTGCGGCGGACGTGGCCGGTGATGTCCTCGAAGTCGACGACGTCCAAC
Proteins encoded in this region:
- a CDS encoding cytochrome P450, which gives rise to MTTVDQLNERDVDLIDPWFRHRQPDQWYALLAHLRTLDRPAYFREKPFPFLPHGDGYYALVTHADVSEATRDARAFRNAPTATVPETPRWLARYSGDMILDTDNPQHARLRRIVSRAFTPRTLSRIDEQIQRAAGEIVRGFAKSGGGDLASRVAAPMPARIICEMMGVPRYLMSEVLELSLSLAGGYDPGYGGFPESRSPVRSLATGLRLFYGSRRLSRIGMSVARERSRRPTGDIASRLVTANPDGENLTPRELSSFVNTLLVAGSETTHNAITHGVKLLTDHPEQRELLLSDLNRYLDGAIEEILRLSSPILTFRRTVAEERELGGRTFRPGDRVMLFYPSANRDERVFDRPEEFDITRDPNPHLAFGGPGPHYCLGAHLARRELSAVFRELFTRLPGLRAVGEPDYLVSPQLNGITRLDCAF